Proteins co-encoded in one Rhizobium lusitanum genomic window:
- a CDS encoding DUF6603 domain-containing protein → MTDDVWSALTRGVLGFAHSRAGDLTGSSFKDTGSLLASLFDNSPAGTTKARLGTLKQDINNLSPLVQQVADAIKSKVDDAKTAVTNMANELGTDPFTIEAAGRAATELAYVLIAFDQALDLIADKLAEQEPAGPNHDANVTDIKAAIKGIDEPWRKPFRNLAGDLTKTFDALCQAVLGIDKAGSKIATQIAWSRPDKRLAFTLQSTSARQIGPLGFDGASVEAFFAYKTDATLGLALRAKLQAGLRNDKLLEKIIPGEAKTADTNAVAINLDTHDGLTFGEGKDKRLVLPVRFNFPGIELREFAIARPQGKDENSGRIDLMTTIAGKIGDVFGVVTEGGGVTITWTGGDSAIDVKPKPPPSTGVRINTGVVRGGGFLRYKEDTKEYGGVLDLQFMRFGITAIGLIGTDPFSFVVVIGVHFLPKIELSFGFTLNGLGGILAIERTLDSDALAKGLKDGAVGQLLFPENPIDAAPQILDRLAQVFPPRSGGFVVGPIAELGWGSQAGFLKARLGIVLSLPDPKIVILGAVQIGVPSADVDPKLRVVDIHAELLGEITPDFFLIRVSLAPSKLAGLTLSGDLGILIQWSGEAAFAISVGGFFPKYTPPPQLADLRRVAIELSPPVKWLTVHAEAYVAVTSNTIQFGGKIVVSADLDVASAKAWIGLDALFQWSPRFYFIFIVDVGIEVKALGHTIAGVAFHGELQGTKPWRLEGKASVDILFWTIDVPIGPEEWGEKDATVAETVNPLEIALAALTADSAWTPQLPAGSDMLVRFTESDLPLLVHPLGSLEVKQLVVPLETDIDRIGSSPVSVRRINLSSPKVGGHDAMAVSHSLDNFPPGHFIQQPDDQQATRPDFEAFPCGMKLATTKVPDFGGSVDAVYEWNTVFPHQTFESNRDKWILDAIARPVMRTSAVAAAQRLRGNPYQKVTRAADDTIGMVDPGLCQVCLKSDLKLVAGQPPAMTTTAAAQFVMANGAMEQALELVSLGVAA, encoded by the coding sequence ATGACTGACGATGTCTGGTCAGCGTTAACCCGAGGTGTCCTTGGCTTCGCACATTCGCGCGCAGGCGACCTCACCGGTTCCTCCTTCAAGGACACAGGCTCGCTTCTTGCCTCGCTCTTCGACAATTCTCCAGCCGGCACCACCAAGGCGCGGCTAGGCACGCTCAAGCAGGACATTAACAACCTCAGCCCGCTGGTCCAACAGGTTGCCGATGCGATCAAAAGCAAGGTCGACGACGCCAAGACGGCCGTGACCAACATGGCCAACGAGCTCGGCACCGACCCATTCACCATCGAGGCTGCCGGCCGCGCCGCCACTGAACTTGCCTACGTGCTGATCGCCTTCGACCAGGCACTCGATCTCATAGCAGACAAGCTCGCCGAGCAGGAACCAGCGGGGCCAAACCATGATGCCAATGTCACGGACATCAAGGCCGCGATCAAAGGCATCGACGAGCCCTGGCGGAAACCCTTCCGCAATCTGGCGGGCGATCTCACCAAGACCTTCGATGCCTTGTGTCAAGCGGTGCTCGGTATCGACAAGGCAGGCTCAAAAATCGCGACCCAGATTGCCTGGAGCCGGCCCGACAAGCGCCTTGCCTTCACGCTGCAGAGTACGAGTGCGCGCCAGATCGGCCCGCTCGGCTTCGATGGCGCGTCGGTGGAGGCCTTCTTCGCCTATAAGACCGACGCAACGCTCGGCCTTGCCCTGCGTGCGAAGCTTCAGGCCGGTCTCCGCAACGACAAGCTCCTGGAAAAGATCATACCGGGCGAGGCGAAGACAGCGGACACCAATGCCGTCGCCATCAATCTCGATACGCATGACGGCCTCACCTTCGGTGAAGGCAAAGATAAACGGCTTGTGCTGCCGGTGCGCTTTAACTTCCCCGGCATCGAATTGCGCGAATTCGCCATCGCCCGCCCCCAAGGCAAAGACGAGAACAGCGGCCGCATCGATTTGATGACCACGATCGCCGGTAAGATTGGCGATGTCTTTGGCGTGGTGACCGAAGGCGGCGGTGTCACGATCACCTGGACAGGCGGCGACAGCGCCATCGACGTCAAGCCAAAGCCGCCGCCATCCACCGGCGTGCGCATCAACACCGGCGTTGTCCGCGGCGGCGGTTTCCTGCGCTACAAGGAAGATACCAAAGAATATGGCGGCGTGCTCGACCTGCAATTCATGCGGTTCGGCATCACCGCGATCGGCCTGATCGGCACGGACCCGTTTTCCTTTGTCGTCGTGATAGGCGTGCATTTCCTGCCAAAGATCGAGCTCAGCTTCGGCTTCACCCTCAACGGCCTCGGCGGAATCCTTGCCATCGAGCGAACGCTTGATAGCGACGCCCTGGCAAAGGGCCTTAAGGATGGCGCGGTTGGCCAACTGCTTTTCCCCGAAAATCCTATCGACGCAGCACCCCAGATCCTCGATCGCCTGGCGCAGGTTTTCCCACCGCGCTCGGGCGGTTTCGTCGTAGGGCCGATCGCCGAGCTCGGCTGGGGTTCGCAGGCTGGCTTCCTCAAGGCGCGGCTCGGCATCGTGCTGTCGTTGCCCGACCCCAAGATCGTCATCCTCGGCGCCGTACAGATCGGCGTGCCCTCCGCCGACGTCGACCCGAAGCTACGCGTCGTCGATATCCACGCCGAGTTGCTGGGCGAAATCACCCCCGACTTCTTCCTCATCAGGGTCTCGCTCGCGCCCTCGAAACTGGCCGGGCTGACGCTCAGCGGCGACCTCGGCATTTTGATCCAGTGGTCGGGCGAAGCAGCCTTTGCCATCTCCGTCGGCGGCTTTTTCCCAAAATATACGCCGCCACCGCAGCTCGCCGACCTCAGGCGTGTCGCCATCGAGCTGTCGCCGCCTGTCAAATGGCTGACCGTCCACGCCGAAGCCTATGTGGCGGTGACCTCGAACACCATCCAGTTCGGCGGCAAGATCGTCGTCAGTGCCGATCTCGACGTGGCATCCGCCAAGGCCTGGATCGGACTCGATGCGCTGTTCCAATGGTCGCCGCGCTTTTATTTCATCTTCATCGTCGATGTCGGCATCGAGGTTAAGGCGCTGGGGCATACCATCGCCGGCGTCGCCTTCCACGGCGAACTGCAGGGCACAAAGCCATGGCGGCTAGAGGGCAAGGCCAGTGTCGACATTCTGTTCTGGACCATCGATGTCCCCATCGGACCCGAAGAATGGGGCGAGAAGGACGCTACTGTCGCCGAGACTGTCAATCCGCTGGAAATCGCCCTGGCCGCGTTGACGGCAGATTCGGCATGGACGCCGCAATTGCCGGCGGGTAGCGACATGCTGGTGCGCTTTACCGAGTCGGACCTACCACTTCTCGTGCATCCGCTCGGTTCACTCGAGGTCAAGCAATTAGTGGTGCCGCTGGAAACGGATATCGATCGGATCGGATCGAGCCCGGTTTCGGTCAGACGCATCAACCTGTCTTCGCCGAAGGTTGGCGGGCACGACGCGATGGCGGTGTCGCATTCGCTCGATAATTTTCCGCCGGGTCATTTCATCCAGCAACCCGACGACCAGCAGGCGACGCGACCTGACTTCGAGGCTTTTCCCTGTGGCATGAAGCTGGCGACCACCAAGGTGCCGGACTTCGGCGGTTCGGTCGATGCCGTCTATGAGTGGAACACCGTCTTCCCGCATCAGACATTTGAGAGCAATCGTGATAAATGGATCCTGGACGCAATTGCCCGACCAGTGATGCGCACGAGCGCCGTCGCTGCCGCCCAGCGCCTCCGCGGCAACCCCTATCAGAAAGTCACACGCGCTGCCGATGACACCATCGGCATGGTCGACCCCGGCCTCTGCCAGGTCTGTCTCAAGAGTGATCTCAAACTTGTCGCGGGCCAGCCGCCGGCGATGACCACCACAGCCGCAGCCCAGTTCGTCATGGCCAATGGTGCGATGGAGCAGGCGCTGGAACTCGTCTCATTGGGAGTGGCGGCATGA
- a CDS encoding pentapeptide repeat-containing protein, protein MADQRITTGSPELAPPTMPAIQRTNVAHRTIRKADWRNSELLDLNALKTVFEDCDFSYSVVENGYFRDAVFRNCRFVGAKFFDCNFKSANFYKCDFKFALFHKCLLEVPEILATLPAEPNIRREALQNLKANATETGDFASLGLLTLQEIDAARRHFSYALRGYDTYYKNKYSSFFAKARAGGNLFGLWLGGVIWGHGERPWRLLTSCFVTLCALALLNFWSVMPRIGWEQAERGAKSFEYIIRLFLDLFPDQKFAGFVFVDYIVVLMRYIYIGLFISVLYKSISRR, encoded by the coding sequence ATGGCCGATCAGCGCATTACAACTGGATCTCCGGAGCTGGCACCGCCTACGATGCCCGCAATCCAGCGAACAAACGTTGCACACCGCACCATTCGGAAAGCGGACTGGCGAAATTCTGAGCTTCTCGATTTGAACGCTCTTAAGACGGTATTTGAGGACTGTGATTTTAGCTATTCCGTAGTTGAGAACGGTTATTTTAGAGACGCCGTTTTTAGAAACTGTCGATTTGTGGGTGCCAAATTTTTTGACTGCAACTTCAAAAGCGCGAATTTCTACAAGTGTGACTTCAAGTTTGCCTTGTTTCACAAGTGCCTGCTTGAGGTCCCTGAAATTCTAGCAACTTTACCAGCCGAGCCCAATATTCGGCGTGAGGCTCTCCAGAACCTTAAGGCAAATGCAACGGAGACTGGAGATTTCGCAAGCCTAGGCCTCCTGACCCTCCAGGAAATCGACGCAGCGCGCCGGCATTTCAGCTATGCTCTTCGAGGATACGATACCTATTACAAGAACAAGTATTCCAGTTTTTTTGCGAAGGCGCGAGCTGGAGGAAATCTGTTTGGCTTGTGGCTCGGTGGAGTCATATGGGGCCACGGAGAGAGACCTTGGCGGCTTCTGACGAGCTGCTTTGTGACGCTTTGCGCGTTGGCCCTTCTCAACTTCTGGAGCGTCATGCCAAGGATTGGTTGGGAGCAGGCCGAAAGAGGAGCCAAATCGTTTGAGTACATTATCCGCCTCTTTTTGGATCTATTCCCCGATCAAAAGTTCGCCGGATTCGTCTTCGTCGACTACATCGTAGTTTTAATGCGTTACATTTATATCGGCCTCTTTATTTCCGTCCTATATAAGTCGATATCCCGCAGATGA
- a CDS encoding nucleotidyltransferase domain-containing protein, with amino-acid sequence MNGGELIGAYIFGSVARGKQDHLSDLDILVVVRNGMGKVSDGEVLSRVPEKLRSLRPSISWYGANRIEQMFRNGELFAWHLFQENLPIFDPNNFLKNVGKPAGYRDALLDVASFRKVLQAIPQEVRANEGNAIYEAGLVYVCLRNIAMSSSWSLCSRPDFSRYSVFNLEGIAECPMSISEFEKTMLCRMAGQRGTEPPEGVDKDFVLRLHARLTPWLEALQATLEELEKRG; translated from the coding sequence ATGAACGGTGGCGAGCTTATTGGGGCGTACATCTTCGGCTCGGTCGCGCGTGGCAAACAAGACCACCTTAGTGATCTAGACATTTTAGTCGTTGTTAGAAACGGCATGGGCAAAGTTAGCGACGGGGAAGTCTTGTCCAGAGTACCCGAGAAACTCCGCTCGCTCAGGCCGTCAATCTCGTGGTACGGAGCTAACCGAATCGAACAAATGTTCCGCAATGGTGAGCTTTTTGCGTGGCATCTCTTCCAAGAAAACCTTCCGATATTCGATCCAAACAATTTCTTGAAGAATGTCGGGAAGCCTGCCGGTTACCGGGATGCTTTGCTGGATGTTGCGTCTTTCAGGAAGGTGTTGCAGGCAATTCCGCAAGAGGTGAGAGCAAACGAAGGCAATGCTATATATGAGGCAGGGCTTGTCTACGTATGTCTCCGGAATATCGCCATGTCTTCGTCATGGTCGTTATGCAGCCGCCCTGACTTCTCGCGATACTCGGTTTTTAATCTGGAGGGCATTGCTGAATGCCCGATGTCAATAAGCGAATTTGAAAAGACAATGCTCTGCCGAATGGCAGGTCAGAGAGGGACCGAGCCACCAGAGGGCGTTGATAAGGACTTCGTCCTGCGCCTTCATGCGCGCTTGACTCCGTGGTTGGAGGCGTTGCAGGCAACACTTGAGGAGCTGGAAAAACGTGGATAA